In Haemophilus parainfluenzae, the sequence CCTGGTACACAACCTTCAGCAATATAATCCGCTACGCCATCTAATAATTTGATTTTATCAAAATGCACAACCGCATTAAGATTTGAGCCTTCACAGATTTCAGCTAAATGTCCTAATAAACCAAAGCCAGTGACATCCGTCATGGCGGTTACACCATCAACTTCCGCAAATTGGCTACCAATCAGGTTCATTTGACACATGGCTGCCGTTGCTAAGCCTTGATGTTCTGGTTTTAACTTACCTTTTTTCTCAGCAGTAGTCAGCACGCCGATACCTAATGGTTTGGTTAAATAAAGCTTACAATTTGCTTCTGCTGAGGCATTACGTTTTACACGTTCGGTTGCAATAACGCCCGTTACAGCTAAACCAAAAATGGGTTCTGGCGCATCAATCGAGTGTCCTCCAGCAAGGGAAATTCCCGCTTGATGACAAGCAAAACGGCCACCATCAACTATTTTTTGCGCCACTTCTGCCGGTAATTTATTAATCGGGAAACCTAAAATAGCAATCGCCATAATTGGTTTACCACCCATTGCGAAAATATCGCTAATGGCATTGGTCGCCGCAATACGGCCAAAATCAAAAGGATCGTCCACAATCGGCATGAAGAAATCTGTCGTACTGATAATTGCAGTACCATTACCAAGATCATAAACCGCTGCGTCATCCGCTGTTTCGTTCCCGACCAATAAATTCGGATCGGTAAATTTCTCGATTTCTGTCTGTAAAATTGTCCCTAACACCTTAGGCGAAATTTTACAGCCTCAACCTGCGCCGTGGCTGTATTGTGTTAAACGAATCTCATCCGTCATGCTAAATCCTTACTAAAATCACATACCTTTTAAGCGAAAAGTGCGGTCAGAAAATTTGGCGTTTATGACGCTAACTTCTCCACTTTCGCTTGTTTAATCATATTATCGCTGACTTCCAAAATCGTAATTTTCAAGCCATCAATTTCACAAACCGTTCCTTCATCAGGAATATCTTCAAGATGCTCAAGAATCAAACCATTAAAGGTTCGAGCGTCTTCTGTATCTAATTCCCAACCAAACATTTTATTTAAATCACGAAGATTCGCCGAACCTTCAATAATCATTGAACCATCAGATTGCTGAACAACTTCTTGTTCAATGGTCGGTGCTGTAGTGGTTGTAAAATCACCCACAATTTCTTCTAAAATATCTTCAAGAGTGACTAACCCTTTGATATCACCGTATTCATCTACCACTAAACCGATACGTTCTTTTTTCGTACGGAAATTCGCTAATTGTGTTTTAAGCGGGGTACCTTCAGGAATGAAATACACTTCATCGACAGCGCGTAATAAGGTTTCTTTGGTAAATTCATTTTTTTCTAATAACAAACGAAACGCTTCACGCACACGCAAAATCCCTAATACTTGCTCATCAAGGCTGCCTTTATACAACACAATTCGGTTATGTGGTGCATGATTAAGTTGGCGCATAATGGCTTTCCAATCATCATCGATATCAATCCCAG encodes:
- the selD gene encoding selenide, water dikinase SelD, whose protein sequence is MTDEIRLTQYSHGAGUGCKISPKVLGTILQTEIEKFTDPNLLVGNETADDAAVYDLGNGTAIISTTDFFMPIVDDPFDFGRIAATNAISDIFAMGGKPIMAIAILGFPINKLPAEVAQKIVDGGRFACHQAGISLAGGHSIDAPEPIFGLAVTGVIATERVKRNASAEANCKLYLTKPLGIGVLTTAEKKGKLKPEHQGLATAAMCQMNLIGSQFAEVDGVTAMTDVTGFGLLGHLAEICEGSNLNAVVHFDKIKLLDGVADYIAEGCVPGGTNRNFESYGHKIGPLTDYQKAVLCDPQTSGGLLIAVKSESEAEILEIAEKAGIELSEVGVLKPHQEGVLVEVE